Proteins from one Mycteria americana isolate JAX WOST 10 ecotype Jacksonville Zoo and Gardens chromosome 1, USCA_MyAme_1.0, whole genome shotgun sequence genomic window:
- the GALR3 gene encoding galanin receptor type 3: MPGGWNASSDSPELRAAGIIVPVIFSLIFLLGTVGNGLVLAVLLRNGQVKYNTTNLFILNLAMADLCFIVCCVPFQATIYTLDGWLFGAFACKAVHFLIYITMYASSFTLAAVSVDRYLAIRYPLKSRDLRTSRNAGVAIAAIWSLSLLFAGPYLSYYQIVHYHRVPICIPIWEDQRRKILDILTFVFGYLLPVSVVSLAYARTIKFLWTSVDPIERISESRKAKRKVTKMIVAVAILFCLCWLPHHLVILCFWFGHFPFNRATYACRLASHCLSYANSCLNPIVYALISKHFRKRFKQVFTCVFFQNKTRKKKKRVGKKVPVVNVGKGFTNSTRGFYGGNTEVTQVPENTRKRDPEGTSHDARARTHQLQDATVSVQKEMLEEESLATAGHPLAMTPLRGTEEFLTVHYR, translated from the exons ATGCCAGGCGGCTGGAACGCCTCCTCTGACAGCCCAGAGCTCCGAGCCGCAGGGATTATCGTGCCCGTCATCTTCTCCCTTATCTTCCTCCTGGGCACTGTGGGGAACGGGCTGGTGCTGGCCGTGCTGCTGCGGAATGGCCAAGTCAAGTACAATACCACCAACCTCTTCATCCTTAACCTGGCCATGGCTGACCTGTGCTTCATCGTCTGCTGCGTCCCCTTCCAGGCCACCATTTACACCCTGGATGGGTGGCTCTTTGGGGCCTTTGCCTGCAAGGCTGTGCATTTCCTGATCTACATCACCATGTACGCCAGCAGCTTCACCCTGGCCGCTGTCTCCGTTGACAG GTACCTGGCCATTCGCTATCCACTGAAGTCCCGGGATCTCCGTACCTCCCGAAATGCAGGAGTGGCCATTGCAGCAATCTGGTCACTGTCACTGCTCTTCGCGGGGCCTTACCTCAGTTACTACCAGATTGTCCATTACCACAGGGTGCCCATCTGCATCCCCATCTGGGAGGACCAGCGCCGAAAGATTCTGGACATCCTCACATTTGTCTTTGGATACCTCCTGCCCGTGAGCGTGGTGAGCCTGGCATACGCCAGGACCATCAAGTTCCTGTGGACCTCCGTAGACCCCATAGAAAGGATCTCAGAGTCCCGGAAGGCCAAGCGTAAGGTCACCAAGATGATTGTGGCTGTGGCCATCCTGTTCTGCCTCTGCTGGCTGCCACACCACCTGGTCATCTTGTGCTTCTGGTTTGGCCACTTCCCCTTCAACCGAGCCACTTATGCTTGCCGCCTGGCTTCCCACTGCCTTTCATATGCCAACTCCTGCCTCAACCCCATTGTCTATGCCCTCATCTCCAAGCATTTCCGCAAGCGTTTCAAGCAGGTCTTCACCTGTGTCTTCTTCCAGAACAAGaccaggaagaagaagaagagagttGGAAAGAAAGTCCCTGTGGTCAACGTGGGCAAAGGTTTCACCAACAGCACCAGAGGTTTCTATGGAGGCAACACTGAGGTGACCCAGGTCCCAGAGAACACCAGGAAGAGGGACCCTGAAGGTACCAGTCATGATGCCAGAGCACGGACTCACCAGCTACAAGATGCCACCGTCTCTGTGCAGAaggagatgctggaggaggaAAGTTTGGCAACAGCTGGCCATCCCCTAGCCATGACCCCTCTGAGAGGAACTGAGGAGTTTCTGACTGTTCATTACAGATGA
- the LOC142409438 gene encoding noggin-1-like, with the protein MGQDVEEEEEVLAPSPPQQPQCPTSAAPLGLAGGTVSLPLPACPSGRRERGVPASAISHCNQGKGEGCASGRSDNPGDAAEEEPAAQHSPLQCRFAMEGPGRGCLLLLLLGLLPPLGTLGLPPPPEEPREPPPPPSSTADPAAHLLRGRPSAPVRPYSLSLSPEDYRYSPKPRHLRPRRLRRLLGSAFDPFWMAAEEPQGRNSSVPEENLESLSRDLAEGAGRYRRKLWQEVEGLELPTLLPPWPGLPPELPEALARRLRQWLVERAACRLTSTWVDLGPVFWPRWVRHTACETGTPGCSWPPGMTCRPAQLTHIKLLAWHCWAPRTPGPPHCAWRQIPYPVVAACKCSCR; encoded by the coding sequence ATGGGGCAagatgtggaggaggaggaggaggtgctggccccttcccctccacagCAGCCCCAATGCCCCACGTCGGCGGCACCCCTTGGCCTGGCGGGAGGGACGGTGAGTcttcccctccccgcctgcccctcTGGCAGGAGGGAGCGAGGTGTCCCCGCCAGCGCTATCAGCCACTGTAACCAGGGAAAAGGGGAAGGCTGTGCCTCGGGACGCAGCGATAACCCGGGGGATGCAGCGGAGGAAGAGcccgcagcccagcacagcccgcTGCAGTGTCGCTTCGCCATGGAGGGCCCCGGCCgtggctgcctcctcctcctcctcctcggcctgCTCCCGCCTCTGGGTACCCTGGGCCTGCCGCCACCGCCAGAGGAACCCCGGGAgccaccgccgccgccgtccAGCACCGCTGACCCTGCCGCCCACCTGCTGCGCGGCCGCCCCTCGGCCCCGGTGCGGCCCTACAGCCTCTCGCTCTCCCCTGAGGACTACCGCTACTCTCCCAAGCCCCGGCACCTGCGGCCCAGGCGGCTGCGccggctgctgggctcagccttcGACCCCTTCTGGATGGCGGCTGAGGAGCCCCAGGGCCGCAACAGCAGCGTCCCCGAGGAGAACCTGGAGTCCCTGAGCCGGGACCTGGCAGAGGGGGCCGGGCGCTACCGCCGCAAGCTGTGGCAGGaggtggaggggctggagctgcccaccctgctgccgccctggccggggctgccccccgaGCTGCCAGAGGCCCTGGCCCGCCGCCTGCGGCAGTGGCTGGTGGAGCGGGCTGCCTGCCGCCTCACCTCCACCTGGGTCGATCTGGGACCCGTCTTCTGGCCTCGCTGGGTGCGCCATACCGCCTGCGAGACCGGCACCCCCGGCTGCTCCTGGCCCCCTGGCATGACCTGCCGCCCTGCACAGCTCACCCACATCAAGCTGCTGGCCTGGCACTGCTGGGCGCCCCGGACCCCCGGACCCCCGCACTGCGCCTGGCGGCAGATCCCCTACCCCGTCGTGGCCGCCTGCAAGTGCTCCTGCCGctga